Proteins from a genomic interval of Sphingopyxis sp. QXT-31:
- a CDS encoding TonB-dependent receptor gives MTQHKSHRLRAGAALVALLAATPAFAEEAAGSAAAADAGDEIVVLGIGEARQVQELGAADIALEVAGISPLKAIDKLPGVNFQSADPFGAYEWSSRISIRGFSQNQLGFTLDGIPLGDMSYGNHNGLHISRAIISENVGRVEVAQGAGALGAASSSNLGGTIEFFSRDPKPDMGVEFSGTYGSEETKRAYVRLDSGEITPGGPMLTASYAWQDADKWKGDGVQRQHQVNARIVQPVGDGKLFGFVNYSDRAENDYQDLSAEMVNRLGYDWDNFAKDWDLAVRVAQIYQNQVARAAFNAGVANGSLPLGSTFTAPYAGVGETFPAPILTVDDAYYDASGLRKDWLAGVGGEVPVSENWTLKATGYYHNNKGRGLWFTPYVVTPGGAPITIRTTEYAIERFGVVASSEVKIGANTVDFGLWYEDNDFNQARRFYGLANTAGAPSRGSLKFPKDPLATQWEFDFKTETLQYHVQDTLDLGVFRINAGWKGLKVTNEATPVIAGGLASGRTVAKDWFLPQAGLLYRLNDDNEVFASFTQNMRAFESSATGGPFATTQAGFDALDLKPETSTTYELGFRTKSPVFQGVVAGYYVDFKDRIIAFANGSGIQGNPAILQNVGDVRSWGIEAAGTFRVTPELSLFGSYAYNDAEYQDDVVNAANVVIAATAGKTVVNTPKHLAKGEVTWDNGNLFLRGGVNYTSKRYYSFENDAEVGGFAIVDASIGYRFTEGALNGLTIQANATNLFDKEYISTIGTNGFSNRGDSQTLLAGAPQQFFVTLKGDF, from the coding sequence ATGACACAACATAAGAGCCACCGCCTGCGCGCGGGTGCCGCGCTGGTCGCATTGCTGGCCGCAACGCCGGCCTTCGCTGAGGAAGCCGCCGGAAGCGCCGCCGCGGCGGATGCCGGCGACGAGATCGTCGTGCTCGGCATCGGCGAGGCGCGCCAGGTCCAGGAACTGGGCGCTGCCGACATCGCGCTCGAGGTCGCGGGGATCAGCCCGCTCAAGGCCATCGACAAGCTGCCCGGGGTCAATTTCCAGTCGGCGGACCCGTTCGGCGCCTATGAATGGTCGTCGCGCATCTCGATCCGCGGTTTCAGCCAGAACCAGCTCGGCTTCACGCTCGACGGTATCCCCCTGGGCGACATGAGCTATGGCAACCACAACGGCCTGCACATCAGCCGCGCGATCATCAGCGAGAATGTCGGCCGCGTCGAAGTCGCGCAGGGCGCGGGCGCGCTCGGCGCCGCCTCGTCGAGCAACCTCGGCGGCACGATCGAATTTTTCTCGCGAGATCCGAAGCCCGACATGGGGGTCGAATTTTCGGGCACCTATGGCAGCGAAGAGACCAAGCGCGCCTATGTCCGCCTCGACAGCGGCGAGATCACGCCCGGCGGGCCGATGCTGACCGCCAGCTATGCGTGGCAGGACGCCGACAAGTGGAAGGGCGATGGCGTCCAGCGCCAGCATCAGGTCAACGCCCGCATCGTCCAGCCGGTGGGCGACGGCAAGCTCTTCGGCTTCGTCAACTATTCGGACCGCGCCGAGAACGACTATCAGGATCTCAGCGCCGAGATGGTGAACCGCCTCGGTTACGACTGGGACAATTTCGCCAAGGACTGGGACCTCGCGGTCCGCGTCGCGCAAATCTACCAGAACCAGGTGGCGCGCGCGGCGTTCAACGCCGGCGTCGCCAACGGCAGCCTGCCGCTGGGCTCGACCTTCACCGCGCCCTATGCCGGGGTGGGCGAGACCTTCCCCGCGCCGATCCTGACGGTCGACGACGCCTATTATGACGCGTCGGGGCTGCGCAAGGACTGGCTCGCGGGCGTCGGCGGCGAAGTGCCGGTCAGCGAGAACTGGACGCTGAAGGCGACCGGCTATTACCACAACAACAAGGGCCGCGGCCTGTGGTTCACGCCTTACGTGGTCACCCCGGGCGGCGCGCCGATCACGATCCGCACCACCGAATATGCCATCGAGCGCTTCGGCGTCGTCGCGTCGAGCGAAGTGAAGATCGGCGCGAACACCGTCGATTTCGGCCTGTGGTACGAGGACAATGATTTCAACCAGGCGCGGCGCTTCTATGGCCTCGCCAACACCGCGGGCGCGCCGAGCCGCGGCAGCCTGAAATTCCCCAAGGATCCGCTCGCGACCCAGTGGGAGTTCGATTTCAAGACCGAGACGCTGCAATATCATGTGCAGGACACGCTCGACCTCGGTGTGTTCCGCATCAATGCGGGCTGGAAGGGGCTGAAGGTCACCAACGAAGCGACCCCGGTGATCGCCGGGGGGCTCGCGTCGGGCCGCACGGTGGCGAAGGACTGGTTCCTGCCGCAGGCGGGGCTGCTCTATCGCCTGAACGACGACAATGAGGTCTTCGCGAGCTTCACCCAGAATATGCGCGCGTTCGAAAGCTCGGCGACCGGCGGGCCTTTCGCGACGACGCAGGCGGGCTTCGACGCGCTCGACCTGAAGCCCGAGACCTCGACCACCTACGAACTCGGCTTCCGCACCAAGTCGCCCGTCTTCCAGGGCGTGGTCGCGGGCTATTATGTCGACTTCAAGGACCGCATCATCGCCTTCGCCAATGGTTCGGGCATCCAGGGCAATCCCGCGATCCTGCAGAATGTCGGCGACGTGCGCTCGTGGGGCATCGAGGCCGCGGGCACCTTCCGCGTCACCCCCGAACTCTCGCTGTTCGGTTCCTACGCCTATAACGACGCCGAATATCAGGACGATGTCGTCAACGCCGCGAATGTCGTGATCGCGGCGACCGCGGGCAAGACGGTGGTCAACACGCCCAAGCATCTCGCCAAGGGCGAGGTGACCTGGGACAATGGCAATCTCTTCCTGCGCGGCGGCGTGAACTATACCTCGAAGCGCTATTATTCGTTCGAGAACGACGCCGAGGTCGGCGGTTTTGCGATCGTCGACGCCAGCATCGGCTATCGCTTCACCGAAGGCGCGCTCAACGGCCTGACGATCCAGGCGAATGCGACGAACCTGTTCGACAAGGAATATATCTCGACGATCGGCACCAACGGCTTCTCCAACCGCGGCGACAGCCAGACCTTGCTCGCCGGGGCGCCGCAGCAGTTCTTCGTGACGCTGAAGGGCGACTTCTGA
- a CDS encoding CHAT domain-containing protein — translation MTIRRASLALSAALLASAALPAFAAEPPPAVCAGDKNPLCDDAANKIVGEAVDRFQALDGAEQVEAALLLVDLAAKYRGQMSKDNLFSLDTGLWIYFRSDREPGDAEYRRVTDRMRDYAARAAAAKDVEGELFFLDWMSLGIPYEDRLPHARLIHRRAAEHGLLAAGPAFGARVHLEMYGRSLLEEGRYAEVARALDDTFAELAAAGMATADNWELQLRYAEALTLVRRDEESDRAFDALMTMMQDPAYNEHQRQFANNQISYYRNISGRFAAAEGPGRIAATEGERLNGREDIGTQKSRYNFALALLGQGKAEESLPYFEEALPLQLEAEKGEWRDTKTDTIILLTTLARARAQVKGREADGLAAAVDAADRLRQRRDAGFKGNDANPAVAALAKAVARGTRRNPQSGAFDMVLFAGWAARGGEADALNPAFLAAQDLTLTDAGDAINEAAARDLAGTGPLGELVRQRQDTAQAVVSLNQRYREQSLGKDEAKAAALRAELDAAADRLAPLDARIAAEFPDYATLVTPKAIDVAAVQALLQPDEAVLMLLPSEGHHYAFAISKTAARWHRIDEGAALVAADVARLKCRIDENTCSLPDYNALLEAQERGAPSPVDERYPRYDRAAAYRLYRQLVAPIADALPEGGRIYTVASGPIAGLPLAALVASPPAGDAESGAVADLAATDWLARHYRFVTLPSVSALALAQRADPPAAASRRPELVAYGAPTLAGSGKGAARGEGAPLRKRGGVGVRAAGLTLADGDKTMASVDRLRRLDPLPGTVVELTKLSAAISRGGGVRLGPKATESAVKADRELPRAISVVFATHGLLPGEMGTGSEPGLVLTPPGKASLTDDGLLTASEAAALSLSARWVVLSACNTATPGVEAGASGESLSSLARSFLYAGADNLLASHWRVADDATAALTVEALANRSASPATALAAAMEAVRTGKRTDGTAVEGWAPHWAHPASWAPFTLVTNRDR, via the coding sequence ATGACGATACGCCGGGCGAGCCTCGCCCTTTCCGCCGCGCTGCTGGCCTCGGCCGCCCTGCCCGCTTTCGCTGCCGAACCACCGCCGGCCGTCTGCGCCGGGGACAAGAACCCGCTCTGTGACGATGCCGCGAACAAGATCGTCGGCGAGGCCGTCGATCGTTTCCAGGCGCTGGATGGCGCGGAACAGGTCGAGGCCGCCCTCCTCCTCGTCGATCTTGCGGCCAAATATCGCGGCCAGATGTCCAAAGACAATCTGTTCAGCCTCGACACCGGCCTGTGGATCTATTTTCGCAGCGACCGCGAACCCGGCGACGCCGAATATCGTCGGGTCACCGACCGGATGCGCGACTATGCGGCGCGCGCCGCGGCGGCCAAGGACGTCGAGGGCGAACTCTTCTTCCTCGACTGGATGAGCCTGGGCATCCCCTATGAGGATCGCCTGCCGCACGCCCGCCTGATCCACCGCCGCGCCGCCGAACATGGCCTGCTCGCCGCGGGTCCGGCGTTCGGCGCGCGCGTTCACCTCGAAATGTACGGCCGCTCGCTGCTCGAGGAGGGTCGCTATGCCGAGGTCGCGCGCGCGCTCGACGATACGTTCGCCGAACTGGCGGCGGCGGGGATGGCGACCGCCGACAATTGGGAATTGCAGCTGCGCTATGCCGAGGCGCTGACTTTGGTGCGCCGCGACGAGGAATCGGACCGCGCCTTCGACGCGCTGATGACGATGATGCAGGACCCCGCCTACAACGAGCATCAGCGCCAGTTCGCGAACAACCAGATCAGCTATTACCGCAATATTTCGGGCCGCTTTGCGGCGGCCGAGGGACCGGGCCGCATCGCCGCGACCGAGGGCGAGCGGCTCAACGGCCGCGAGGATATCGGCACCCAGAAGTCGCGCTATAATTTTGCGCTCGCGCTGCTCGGCCAGGGCAAGGCCGAAGAGTCGTTGCCCTATTTCGAAGAAGCGCTGCCGCTGCAGCTCGAGGCCGAAAAGGGCGAGTGGCGCGACACCAAGACCGACACGATCATCCTGCTCACCACGCTCGCGCGCGCCCGCGCGCAGGTGAAGGGGCGCGAGGCCGACGGGCTGGCCGCGGCGGTCGATGCCGCCGACCGACTCCGCCAGCGGCGCGATGCCGGGTTCAAGGGCAACGACGCCAATCCCGCTGTCGCGGCGCTCGCCAAGGCGGTCGCGCGCGGCACCCGCCGCAACCCGCAATCGGGCGCGTTCGACATGGTGCTCTTCGCCGGCTGGGCGGCGCGGGGTGGCGAGGCCGACGCGCTGAACCCCGCCTTCCTCGCGGCGCAGGACCTGACGCTGACGGACGCGGGCGATGCGATCAACGAGGCCGCGGCGCGCGACCTCGCCGGCACCGGCCCGCTCGGCGAGCTGGTGCGCCAGCGCCAGGACACCGCGCAGGCGGTGGTGTCGCTGAACCAGCGCTACCGCGAGCAATCGCTCGGCAAAGACGAGGCGAAGGCCGCCGCACTGCGCGCCGAACTCGACGCCGCGGCCGACCGGCTCGCCCCGCTCGACGCGCGCATCGCCGCCGAATTCCCCGACTATGCGACGCTCGTCACCCCCAAGGCGATCGACGTTGCCGCGGTGCAGGCCTTGCTCCAGCCCGACGAGGCGGTGCTGATGCTGCTCCCCTCGGAGGGCCATCATTATGCCTTCGCCATCTCGAAGACCGCCGCGCGCTGGCACCGCATCGACGAGGGCGCGGCGCTTGTCGCCGCCGACGTCGCGCGGCTCAAATGCCGGATCGACGAGAACACCTGTTCGCTTCCCGACTATAATGCACTGCTCGAAGCGCAGGAGCGCGGGGCGCCGAGCCCGGTCGACGAGCGCTATCCGCGCTACGACCGCGCCGCCGCGTACCGCCTTTACCGGCAGCTGGTCGCGCCTATCGCCGACGCGCTGCCCGAGGGCGGGCGCATCTATACCGTCGCGAGCGGACCGATCGCCGGGCTGCCGCTTGCCGCGCTCGTCGCGAGTCCGCCCGCGGGCGACGCCGAAAGCGGCGCGGTCGCCGATCTCGCCGCGACCGACTGGCTCGCGCGCCATTATCGCTTCGTCACCTTGCCCTCGGTCAGCGCGCTCGCGCTCGCGCAGCGCGCCGACCCGCCCGCCGCGGCGTCGCGCCGCCCCGAACTCGTCGCCTATGGTGCGCCGACGCTCGCCGGCAGCGGCAAGGGCGCCGCGCGCGGCGAAGGCGCCCCGCTGCGCAAGCGCGGCGGTGTGGGCGTGCGCGCCGCCGGGCTGACGCTCGCCGACGGCGACAAGACGATGGCGTCGGTCGACCGGCTGCGCCGGCTCGACCCGCTGCCCGGCACCGTCGTCGAGCTCACCAAATTGTCGGCGGCGATCTCGCGCGGCGGCGGCGTCCGCCTCGGTCCGAAAGCCACCGAGAGCGCGGTCAAGGCCGACCGCGAGCTGCCGCGCGCGATTTCGGTGGTGTTCGCCACCCACGGCTTGCTGCCCGGCGAGATGGGCACCGGCTCCGAACCGGGCCTCGTGCTGACCCCGCCGGGCAAGGCGAGCCTGACCGACGACGGGCTGCTCACCGCGAGCGAGGCGGCGGCGCTATCGCTGTCGGCGCGCTGGGTCGTGCTGTCGGCGTGCAACACCGCGACCCCGGGGGTCGAGGCGGGGGCGAGCGGCGAATCGCTGTCGAGCCTCGCGCGCAGTTTCCTCTACGCGGGCGCCGACAATCTTCTCGCGAGCCACTGGCGCGTGGCCGACGATGCGACCGCGGCGCTCACCGTCGAGGCGCTCGCGAACCGCAGCGCCTCGCCCGCCACGGCGCTCGCCGCGGCGATGGAGGCGGTGCGCACCGGCAAGCGCACCGACGGCACCGCGGTCGAGGGCTGGGCGCCGCACTGGGCACATCCCGCAAGCTGGGCGCCCTTCACGCTGGTGACCAACCGCGACCGCTGA